In one Bacteroides sp. genomic region, the following are encoded:
- a CDS encoding HEAT repeat domain-containing protein, whose protein sequence is MRNKILENTGLFLLAVVFSIGLMFAFTELPRLMDQLIQAMVHTPGSDPAYDAMRIELFYQAYAIRLIGYICLGLIVLFIILGFTTRKTGWAMAGGVALFLPVFATFAHSMFYLAGLGLFNVILFPFLDISLALVDLGKVVLIPYWILMWCFGLFNWYARDFLVYLFMLTGAFIFVLGVFAWLQARFGRQKVAKHWIYKYSRHPQYLGWIIWSYGLMLYGPLLNEMKKSWGWNGTLPWLLSTLVIIGICLLEEIKMKERAGDDYDEYRNRTPFLFPIPGLLNKIIKAPARLVIQKNRPESRKEAGVVIALYAFIFMSLSLFWVDLSPQGNRDVLASKPYSRERANALIGEIRREQPRRYRSFEPFAELLSMGQQAYPDFFELMEDPDPDVRQFAIQAAAKYGIREAIPSLIGTLDDPEPGITESAIQGLGDLAAREATDTLLYILENPGQGIRQDVLLTALSKMGCISIMPYLEKRLQDTVWHHYTATLQAMMRLDPEAAKPYVYESLKDERQRVRMDAVNLLLETLPDDALPYLEEATHDPNWEVRFYARQGMRLIREKQHKP, encoded by the coding sequence ATGCGCAACAAGATCCTTGAAAACACCGGGCTATTCCTGTTGGCTGTTGTATTTTCTATTGGGCTGATGTTTGCCTTTACCGAACTTCCCAGGCTGATGGACCAGTTGATCCAGGCCATGGTTCATACCCCGGGTTCCGATCCGGCCTATGACGCCATGCGTATCGAATTATTCTACCAGGCCTATGCCATCCGCCTGATCGGTTATATTTGCCTGGGACTGATCGTATTGTTCATCATCCTGGGATTCACTACCCGCAAAACCGGCTGGGCCATGGCGGGGGGCGTGGCCCTCTTCCTGCCTGTTTTCGCCACCTTTGCCCACAGCATGTTTTACCTGGCAGGATTGGGCCTTTTCAATGTGATCCTGTTTCCTTTCCTGGATATCTCACTCGCCCTGGTCGACCTGGGCAAGGTGGTCCTCATCCCCTACTGGATCCTTATGTGGTGCTTCGGCCTTTTCAACTGGTATGCCCGCGATTTCCTGGTTTATCTGTTCATGCTGACGGGAGCCTTCATTTTTGTGCTTGGAGTGTTTGCCTGGTTACAGGCCCGCTTCGGCAGGCAGAAAGTGGCCAAACACTGGATCTATAAATATTCACGCCATCCGCAATACCTGGGATGGATCATCTGGAGTTACGGACTGATGCTTTACGGACCCCTGCTGAATGAGATGAAAAAAAGCTGGGGCTGGAACGGCACCCTGCCCTGGCTGCTCTCCACCCTGGTGATCATCGGCATCTGCCTGCTCGAAGAGATAAAAATGAAAGAACGCGCCGGGGATGATTATGATGAATACCGCAACAGGACTCCTTTTCTCTTTCCAATCCCTGGCCTTTTGAATAAAATAATAAAAGCACCGGCCCGGCTGGTCATTCAAAAAAACCGCCCCGAGAGCAGGAAAGAGGCCGGCGTGGTAATTGCCCTTTACGCCTTCATTTTCATGAGCTTATCCTTGTTCTGGGTGGATCTGAGCCCGCAAGGAAACAGGGATGTCCTGGCCAGCAAACCCTATTCCAGGGAGAGGGCAAATGCGTTGATCGGGGAGATACGCAGGGAACAGCCCCGCCGTTACCGCAGCTTCGAACCTTTCGCCGAACTCCTGTCAATGGGCCAGCAGGCATACCCTGATTTTTTCGAGTTAATGGAGGACCCCGACCCGGATGTCAGGCAATTTGCCATTCAGGCTGCCGCCAAATATGGCATCAGGGAAGCCATACCCTCACTGATCGGGACCCTGGACGATCCCGAGCCGGGGATCACGGAATCTGCCATCCAGGGACTGGGTGACCTGGCAGCCCGGGAGGCCACAGATACCTTGCTGTACATTCTCGAAAATCCCGGACAAGGCATCAGGCAGGATGTCCTCCTCACGGCCCTGAGTAAGATGGGATGCATCAGCATCATGCCCTACCTGGAAAAAAGGCTGCAGGACACGGTGTGGCATCATTATACCGCCACCCTGCAAGCCATGATGCGCCTCGATCCTGAAGCTGCCAAACCCTATGTCTATGAATCCCTGAAGGATGAAAGACAAAGGGTAAGAATGGATGCTGTCAACCTCCTTCTCGAGACCCTTCCCGACGATGCACTGCCTTACCTTGAAGAAGCCACCCACGATCCGAACTGGGAGGTACGGTTCTATGCCCGCCAGGGCATGAGGCTGATCCGGGAGAAACAGCATAAGCCCTGA
- a CDS encoding universal stress protein, whose translation MKNIVVGIDFSKTSILAFGYALNVARKTNSDLILINVQKHLDYEVPLAAGEKPTPESIHQQFETLVAKRRQDFPGRIEYTVREGKVHQEISNQAKYSDAWLVVMGAHGLSGFEEYWVGTDSYRVVATCMIPVITVRKGYDIHRNLQRVVIPIDSTPETVQKLPLTLDLAKQYGARIHLLSLYSSGTPSTREKVDSNTHAALRLVEMAGLDMVLNDAQAENLTTAAIEYARKVDADLISIMTEQEFAPHNIFLGPFAQQMVNRSPIPVLSLHAKPLVRENF comes from the coding sequence ATGAAAAACATTGTCGTAGGCATCGATTTTTCCAAAACGTCCATCCTGGCCTTCGGGTATGCCCTCAACGTGGCCAGGAAAACCAACAGCGACCTGATTCTGATCAATGTGCAGAAACACCTCGACTACGAGGTTCCCCTGGCGGCAGGCGAAAAGCCCACACCCGAAAGCATTCATCAGCAGTTCGAGACCCTGGTGGCCAAGCGCCGGCAGGACTTCCCCGGCCGCATCGAATATACCGTGCGCGAAGGCAAAGTCCACCAGGAAATCTCAAACCAGGCCAAATACTCCGATGCCTGGCTGGTGGTAATGGGCGCTCACGGCCTCTCGGGCTTTGAGGAGTACTGGGTGGGCACCGACAGCTACCGCGTGGTGGCTACCTGCATGATCCCCGTCATCACCGTCCGCAAGGGCTACGACATCCACCGCAACCTCCAGCGGGTGGTGATCCCCATCGACAGCACCCCCGAGACGGTCCAGAAACTGCCCCTCACCCTCGACCTGGCCAAACAATACGGGGCACGCATACACCTGCTCTCTCTTTACAGCAGCGGCACCCCAAGCACCCGCGAAAAGGTCGACAGCAACACCCACGCCGCCCTGCGCCTGGTCGAAATGGCAGGCCTCGACATGGTGCTCAATGATGCCCAGGCCGAAAACCTCACCACCGCGGCCATCGAATATGCCAGGAAGGTGGATGCCGACCTGATCTCCATCATGACCGAACAGGAATTCGCCCCCCACAACATCTTCCTGGGCCCCTTCGCCCAGCAGATGGTCAACCGCTCCCCCATCCCCGTGCTGAGCCTGCACGCAAAGCCCCTCGTGAGGGAGAACTTTTAG
- a CDS encoding DUF1801 domain-containing protein has translation MQIHATTPEEYISQLPEERKAAVSHLRKVILDNLPEGFEEVISYGMISYVVPHAIYPGGYHVDPRQPLPFISIASQKNTISIYHMGIYAAPDLLNWFTSEYARYAKVKLDMGKSCIRFKKPEHIPFDLIGQLAAKMTPAQWIEIYQKELKR, from the coding sequence ATGCAAATCCACGCCACCACCCCCGAAGAATATATTTCGCAGCTTCCCGAAGAAAGGAAAGCCGCTGTTTCCCATCTCCGCAAGGTCATCCTCGACAACCTGCCAGAAGGCTTTGAAGAAGTGATCTCCTACGGCATGATCAGCTATGTGGTGCCCCATGCCATATATCCCGGGGGATATCACGTCGACCCCAGGCAACCCCTGCCATTTATCAGCATTGCCTCACAAAAGAATACCATTTCGATCTATCATATGGGTATCTATGCCGCTCCCGACCTGCTGAACTGGTTCACCAGCGAATATGCCAGATACGCAAAGGTGAAGCTCGATATGGGCAAGAGCTGTATCCGCTTTAAGAAACCCGAACACATCCCCTTCGACCTGATTGGTCAGCTGGCGGCCAAAATGACCCCTGCGCAATGGATTGAAATCTACCAGAAAGAACTGAAACGCTGA
- a CDS encoding DUF6544 family protein, whose product MKYSRWKPLKKIYASERAAEISRFGQSVQGLFSESDLEGLPLPVRRYLEVCGFVGRKRMSNVQTHWKNVSLRRALNAGWMPISCEQFNSVAEPMRIACMRGRLFGIFPFEGRDIYQAGEGNMLIRLMKYITVGDARGQAMNESSLVTLLAEAFLAPSYVLQDYIRWEEADTHSVKASITFNGIQVSGTFFFNEEGLMERFVSEDRNMVDQDGTSRKLPWSAFAGDYFRQADGLLVPGSLRAAWHLEEGDFEYYRGEITGLTFDVV is encoded by the coding sequence ATGAAATACTCGCGTTGGAAACCGCTAAAAAAGATCTATGCATCGGAGCGGGCTGCTGAAATCAGCCGGTTCGGGCAATCGGTGCAGGGCCTGTTTTCGGAAAGTGACCTGGAAGGTTTACCCTTGCCGGTGCGGCGTTATTTGGAGGTTTGTGGCTTTGTGGGCCGTAAGCGGATGTCGAATGTGCAGACCCACTGGAAGAATGTGTCCCTGCGAAGGGCGCTCAATGCGGGATGGATGCCCATCAGCTGCGAACAGTTTAACTCAGTGGCTGAGCCCATGCGGATCGCCTGTATGCGTGGCAGGCTATTTGGCATCTTCCCCTTTGAAGGCAGGGATATTTACCAGGCTGGGGAAGGCAATATGCTGATCCGGCTGATGAAATACATCACCGTAGGCGATGCCAGGGGGCAGGCCATGAATGAATCGTCGCTGGTTACCCTGCTGGCGGAGGCGTTTCTGGCCCCGAGCTATGTCTTGCAGGATTACATCCGCTGGGAAGAAGCAGATACACATTCCGTAAAAGCCAGCATTACTTTCAATGGGATTCAGGTCAGCGGCACGTTCTTCTTTAATGAAGAAGGCCTGATGGAACGCTTTGTCAGCGAAGATCGCAATATGGTTGACCAGGATGGAACCTCACGCAAGCTGCCCTGGTCAGCCTTCGCGGGCGATTATTTCCGCCAGGCCGACGGGCTTTTGGTGCCCGGATCGCTTCGTGCAGCATGGCACCTGGAGGAGGGAGATTTTGAATATTACCGGGGAGAAATTACCGGGCTGACATTTGATGTCGTTTAA
- a CDS encoding alpha-amylase family glycosyl hydrolase, with translation MSRSQGSREVPVFEFHIAGRIRQKLQVDETLFATNGQVVFADFHAVRQLAYRMNETRAPQQHIYPGELNAAGLLDEVYHLLLREYEKQLNPKVFQHAEAWLTQQLGGERLRRLMLDFTLEFPPLELYRGRMTATGWLSGQAGDRTHTSIAIEEILMLLLANLNPATKRFRDLFDRGYLENQTALDELMAGLEAFFAKEPPFGPEKQDIITLLKAPMLAAPEDLNAQLDYVMKRWKAFLPEDFVIRILKGKDLMKEDMRLEGGEGDTPTFVPFYKGQQGAGASFLGKSGFDYVQDSDKDYDENEAFTQDTHWMPRVVLMAKNTWVWLDQLSKKYQRDIRRLDQIPDEELDQLARWNFNGLWLIGIWERSNASRRIKHIMGFTDAVSSAYSLYDYQIAHDLGGEEAYQILNERARARGIRLASDMVPNHTGIYSKWVIENPDYFIQTRVPPFPAYRFTGENLSEHPDIEVRIDDGYFSKTDAAVVFQRIDKRNGDVRYIYHGNDGTNMPWNDTAQLDMIKQEVREAVIQMIFEVARRFSIIRFDAAMTLAKKHFARLWYPRPGTGGDIPSRADYAMSQAQFDALFPVEFWREVVDRMNETMPETLLLAEAFWFMEGYFVRTLGMHRVYNSAFMHMLKNEENEKYRDLITNTLEFEPEILKRYVNFMSNPDEETAIRQFGTGDKYFGVCVLMSTLPGLPMFAHGQLEGYTEKYGMEYQRAYYNELPQQWLVEKHQKEIFPLLKKRYLFSDVEHFNFYDFQDDAGYLNENVMAYTNRFGHERVLVLFNNKYEGASGRISHSAPKLRKGGDAGQTRVLQLGEALGLNGSHGFFYVMKEHISGLEYLKSGKEIFEQGLHWHLNGFEYRIFWEFLEIFDATGVYERLHYNLAGQGVVSIEQARKELELEQVYAAFEPLFQADVIDPFIQSLLEPEIPLKNDPSLAPITGRYQVFAGRVVSQFGIQTDPESATKAFFQNLQGVKAAYRFVKDHETVLADKLFSRKPAEADRVPLPGALGPFRESAMLIIAFYAKEALKTLTDGKQKEKALQDALMLRLPLQKVLRSTGRGLDEIERDVDLLDLLLETGFKAFDMRDALLGGILPKEPTMKVPEVFQEKLRLVALLLDDPKVKRYIGANFYEGTWFFSKEKFEELLTWLFSAATFEYFSEAREQNVFLSAGEKAKLVKSDLSLLETIMDLSDRAGYQLDLLKKALKGAED, from the coding sequence ATGAGCCGAAGCCAGGGAAGCCGTGAAGTGCCTGTTTTTGAGTTTCACATTGCAGGACGGATTCGTCAGAAGCTACAAGTAGATGAGACCCTTTTTGCCACGAATGGGCAGGTCGTTTTTGCTGATTTTCACGCTGTCAGGCAGCTGGCTTACCGGATGAATGAGACCAGGGCGCCGCAGCAGCACATTTACCCTGGCGAACTGAATGCAGCAGGATTGCTCGATGAAGTGTATCACCTGTTGCTCAGGGAATATGAGAAACAACTCAATCCCAAAGTGTTTCAGCATGCTGAGGCCTGGCTGACCCAACAGCTTGGCGGGGAAAGACTGAGACGCCTCATGCTGGATTTCACGCTTGAATTTCCACCCCTGGAGCTTTACCGTGGAAGGATGACTGCCACCGGATGGCTCAGCGGACAGGCTGGCGATCGCACACATACCAGTATCGCTATTGAGGAAATCCTGATGCTGTTGCTCGCCAATTTAAATCCTGCCACCAAAAGGTTCAGGGATTTGTTTGACCGGGGGTACCTGGAGAATCAAACGGCACTGGATGAGTTAATGGCAGGGCTGGAGGCCTTCTTTGCAAAAGAGCCTCCCTTTGGCCCAGAGAAGCAGGATATCATCACCCTGCTGAAGGCCCCTATGCTGGCAGCCCCGGAAGACCTGAATGCCCAGCTTGACTATGTGATGAAGCGCTGGAAAGCATTCCTGCCGGAAGACTTTGTGATCCGCATCCTGAAGGGCAAGGACCTGATGAAGGAAGATATGCGCCTGGAAGGGGGAGAAGGAGATACGCCAACCTTTGTGCCCTTTTATAAGGGGCAGCAGGGGGCGGGGGCTTCTTTCCTTGGGAAGTCGGGTTTTGACTATGTGCAGGATTCCGATAAGGATTATGATGAGAATGAAGCCTTTACGCAGGACACGCATTGGATGCCCCGGGTGGTGCTGATGGCCAAAAACACCTGGGTGTGGCTCGATCAGTTGTCGAAAAAATACCAGCGTGATATCCGGCGGTTGGATCAGATCCCCGATGAAGAGCTGGATCAGCTGGCGCGATGGAATTTTAACGGGCTGTGGCTTATCGGCATCTGGGAACGCAGCAATGCCTCGAGGCGCATCAAGCATATCATGGGCTTTACGGATGCCGTTTCTTCGGCTTATTCCTTGTATGATTACCAGATCGCACACGACCTGGGCGGAGAAGAAGCCTATCAGATTCTGAACGAGCGGGCCAGGGCAAGGGGCATCAGGCTGGCCAGTGATATGGTCCCTAACCACACGGGGATTTATTCCAAGTGGGTCATCGAAAACCCGGATTATTTTATTCAGACCAGGGTGCCGCCTTTTCCAGCTTACCGGTTTACCGGGGAAAACCTTTCAGAACATCCCGATATAGAGGTTCGCATTGATGATGGTTACTTTTCGAAGACCGATGCGGCCGTTGTGTTTCAGCGCATTGACAAGCGTAATGGGGATGTGCGCTATATTTACCACGGCAACGATGGCACGAATATGCCATGGAACGACACCGCCCAGCTTGATATGATCAAGCAGGAGGTGAGGGAAGCCGTGATCCAGATGATCTTTGAAGTGGCCCGGCGTTTCTCGATCATTCGTTTTGATGCGGCCATGACGCTTGCCAAAAAACACTTTGCACGGCTGTGGTATCCCCGACCAGGTACCGGGGGAGATATCCCCTCGCGGGCAGATTATGCCATGTCGCAGGCACAGTTTGATGCGCTGTTCCCTGTGGAGTTCTGGCGTGAAGTGGTCGACCGCATGAATGAAACGATGCCTGAGACCCTGTTGCTGGCAGAGGCTTTCTGGTTTATGGAGGGCTATTTTGTCCGCACCCTCGGGATGCACCGGGTGTATAACTCCGCCTTTATGCATATGCTTAAAAATGAGGAGAATGAAAAGTACCGCGACCTGATCACCAATACCCTGGAGTTTGAACCGGAGATCCTGAAACGGTATGTGAATTTTATGAGCAACCCTGATGAAGAAACCGCCATCAGGCAGTTTGGCACCGGCGACAAGTATTTCGGGGTATGTGTTTTGATGAGTACCCTGCCGGGATTGCCGATGTTTGCACACGGACAGCTGGAAGGCTATACAGAGAAGTATGGCATGGAATACCAGCGGGCCTATTACAATGAATTGCCGCAGCAATGGCTTGTGGAGAAACACCAGAAAGAGATCTTCCCCCTGCTGAAGAAACGTTATCTGTTCAGCGATGTCGAACATTTCAATTTCTATGACTTCCAGGATGATGCAGGATATCTGAATGAAAACGTGATGGCCTATACCAACCGCTTTGGCCACGAGCGGGTCCTGGTGCTTTTCAATAATAAATATGAGGGTGCTTCGGGCCGGATCAGCCATTCTGCACCTAAACTCCGCAAGGGTGGCGATGCAGGGCAGACCCGGGTGCTGCAGCTGGGAGAAGCGCTGGGGTTGAATGGCAGCCATGGCTTTTTCTATGTGATGAAGGAGCACATCTCCGGGCTTGAATACCTGAAAAGTGGAAAGGAGATATTCGAACAGGGCTTGCACTGGCATCTGAATGGTTTTGAATATCGCATATTCTGGGAGTTCCTTGAAATCTTTGATGCAACCGGGGTTTACGAAAGGCTGCATTACAACCTTGCCGGACAGGGCGTTGTCAGTATTGAACAGGCGCGAAAGGAACTGGAGCTGGAACAGGTTTATGCTGCTTTTGAGCCATTGTTCCAGGCGGATGTTATCGATCCTTTTATCCAATCCCTTCTTGAGCCTGAGATTCCCCTGAAAAACGATCCTTCGCTGGCACCCATAACAGGCAGGTACCAGGTTTTTGCCGGTAGGGTGGTATCACAATTCGGAATTCAGACAGATCCGGAATCAGCCACTAAAGCTTTCTTTCAGAACCTGCAGGGTGTTAAGGCAGCTTACCGTTTTGTGAAGGACCATGAGACCGTCCTTGCAGATAAATTGTTTAGCCGTAAACCTGCAGAAGCCGACAGGGTGCCTTTACCGGGCGCATTGGGACCTTTCCGCGAAAGCGCCATGCTAATCATTGCCTTTTATGCCAAAGAAGCCCTGAAGACCCTTACGGATGGCAAACAAAAGGAAAAGGCCCTCCAGGATGCCCTGATGCTGCGCCTGCCTTTGCAGAAAGTCCTGAGAAGTACGGGGCGGGGGCTTGATGAGATAGAACGTGATGTGGACCTGCTGGATCTTTTACTGGAAACCGGATTTAAGGCCTTTGACATGCGTGACGCCCTCTTGGGTGGCATCCTGCCCAAAGAGCCCACCATGAAGGTGCCCGAAGTTTTCCAGGAAAAGTTAAGACTCGTTGCGCTTTTGCTGGATGACCCCAAAGTCAAACGTTATATTGGGGCAAATTTTTATGAGGGGACCTGGTTTTTCAGCAAGGAGAAATTTGAAGAACTGCTTACCTGGTTATTCTCGGCAGCTACCTTTGAGTATTTTTCTGAAGCCAGGGAACAGAATGTTTTCCTTTCAGCGGGTGAAAAAGCCAAATTGGTAAAGTCTGATTTATCTCTGCTGGAAACAATCATGGACTTATCAGATCGTGCCGGGTACCAGCTTGATTTATTGAAGAAAGCACTGAAAGGTGCTGAAGACTAG
- a CDS encoding T9SS type A sorting domain-containing protein: protein MRKKIEEMEKMIFKIRHVLPLFMVLFATGVQATEPVFYPRPAVVNPNKQIQADVKAQALVDEAIWYEGFDGGLPESWQSVDLTGYVSFMHTYSGPQGGYSQGVPAINSTSASDGFMILDSDLASETNPGGLTDAYIQSPPIDLSEHPHVMLSFQHFFRYCCSFQGTQLLVEVSNDGENWVSFDVKNGVWPNNLSQNAIHQLVNISEVAAGHEQVWIRFRKIGASHYFWMIDDVSINTYTANDLELFAISYGGYTMVPGGQQQAVAFGGMIRNLGGNTQTGVSLKASVNTYLYNGESPLIQQLASGHSATVETATPFTFPGKGQYLIAFEARQNQPDTEPSNNMAEGRVLITDSIYARDGGIYLGEGIRGDIGEAFITGNIFRILSGEKATSISVALHEQTQAGATFNLQIYQKQGTGFLLLSETSDYVVAQEDIPMQAGGEATWVTVPLNGDGLILEDGVDYLVAVNYPGGNETLMVSSEVPRGLPNQGAFSQISGFWQTESQVPMIRLNLGENIAECVPVYEILSTEAYCGNDDGQATVIPLTGFGPHTFLWDTDPLQEGQTATGLGVGQILVEVWDASGCYDSLYVDIESLNLEIDYESLPSACGAPNGEATIIPLAGFAPYTFTWPSEVEQEGPTAAGLLPGGYLVTVTDSIGCEGQIEVIIEENDFLLVDAQVQNPVCVTDNGSIFLLPEGGSEPFDYSWEEFPELDGNLAENLPEGTYHVLITDQSGCESLLEFELEFENIELFVEGDVIPETCEMNNASIVLEVEGATDPVTYSWSNGASTPSLENIGEGDYSVVIVDAFGCEAIRDFTITNTGQLPRVSSFTSNSPGCGQSGGTALIIPEDPEENLEYQWSTGETTPNIENIPAGLYYVSIVDPDENCVLEYPVLINDAGAPAVSGVISPILCNGDANGAITVTIDGGSDPQYSWVHGPEGQVVTDLGPGTYIVTVTDGDCFTSEQFDLVQPDYLRLQYSFDQVYCFGETTTINVSPVGGTSPYSFYWNTGLTGNQMEDVGGGEYWVQVIDFHECAYKEYFEVNDPEEIVVEAELVIPDAGQNNGSIHLNVTGGTGVLSFAWNTGATTSYLEDLPIGTYTVIVRDENDCSVMHSFNLSPAGLEENPGIAATLYPNPAGDLAWLHLDGNLGEKGAILLLDLNGRVIREIYSGPLVAGERLPLDLTGLAQGLYILNIRGPKVNSVLKLIKR, encoded by the coding sequence ATGAGAAAAAAGATTGAAGAAATGGAAAAGATGATCTTTAAGATCCGTCATGTTTTGCCCCTGTTCATGGTGTTATTTGCAACAGGTGTGCAGGCAACAGAACCGGTATTTTATCCCCGACCGGCAGTAGTAAATCCCAACAAGCAAATCCAGGCAGATGTGAAAGCCCAGGCTTTGGTTGATGAGGCCATTTGGTATGAAGGCTTTGATGGAGGCCTTCCTGAAAGCTGGCAAAGTGTGGATTTGACCGGTTATGTCAGTTTTATGCACACCTACAGTGGTCCTCAGGGTGGATATTCACAGGGAGTCCCGGCGATTAACAGCACCTCCGCCTCTGATGGGTTCATGATTCTCGACAGTGACCTCGCCAGTGAGACCAATCCCGGCGGTTTAACGGATGCCTATATTCAGAGCCCGCCCATTGACTTGAGCGAGCATCCGCATGTGATGCTGTCGTTTCAGCATTTTTTCAGGTACTGCTGTAGTTTCCAGGGAACCCAGCTTCTGGTGGAGGTCAGCAATGACGGGGAAAACTGGGTGAGCTTTGATGTAAAAAATGGGGTGTGGCCCAATAACCTTAGCCAGAATGCCATCCATCAGCTGGTCAATATCTCTGAAGTGGCAGCAGGCCACGAGCAGGTATGGATTCGTTTCCGCAAGATTGGCGCCAGCCATTACTTCTGGATGATCGATGACGTCTCCATCAATACCTACACAGCCAACGACCTTGAATTGTTCGCCATTTCCTATGGCGGATATACGATGGTGCCCGGGGGGCAGCAACAAGCCGTAGCTTTTGGGGGGATGATCCGCAACCTGGGGGGTAACACCCAAACAGGCGTATCGCTTAAGGCCAGCGTCAACACCTATTTATATAATGGGGAAAGCCCATTAATCCAGCAGCTTGCTTCAGGCCATTCAGCAACAGTGGAAACTGCTACTCCCTTTACCTTCCCCGGCAAGGGTCAGTATCTTATCGCATTTGAAGCCCGGCAAAACCAGCCCGATACAGAGCCTTCCAACAATATGGCTGAAGGCAGGGTGCTCATCACCGACAGCATTTATGCCCGTGATGGAGGGATATACCTGGGTGAAGGGATCCGTGGTGATATTGGCGAAGCCTTTATCACGGGTAACATCTTCAGGATCTTATCCGGTGAAAAGGCAACCTCTATTTCCGTGGCCTTACATGAGCAAACCCAGGCCGGTGCGACATTTAATCTCCAAATCTATCAAAAGCAAGGGACGGGGTTTTTGCTGCTTTCTGAAACCTCTGATTATGTGGTTGCCCAGGAAGATATCCCCATGCAGGCCGGTGGAGAGGCTACATGGGTGACGGTCCCGCTAAATGGAGATGGCCTTATTCTGGAAGATGGAGTGGATTACCTGGTGGCTGTCAACTATCCCGGAGGCAATGAAACCCTGATGGTTTCTTCAGAAGTGCCCCGTGGATTGCCCAACCAGGGCGCTTTTTCTCAAATAAGTGGTTTCTGGCAAACTGAATCCCAGGTACCTATGATTCGCCTGAATCTTGGTGAAAACATTGCTGAGTGCGTCCCTGTTTATGAAATTCTTTCTACAGAGGCCTATTGCGGCAATGACGATGGCCAGGCTACGGTTATTCCCCTTACGGGTTTTGGCCCTCATACTTTCCTTTGGGACACGGATCCTTTACAGGAAGGACAAACGGCCACCGGGCTGGGTGTAGGGCAAATCCTTGTGGAGGTTTGGGATGCCTCCGGTTGTTATGACAGTCTTTATGTAGACATTGAATCCCTCAACCTGGAAATAGACTATGAGTCATTGCCCTCTGCCTGTGGTGCTCCCAATGGGGAAGCAACGATAATCCCGCTGGCTGGGTTTGCCCCATATACCTTTACCTGGCCTTCAGAAGTGGAGCAGGAAGGTCCTACGGCTGCGGGATTACTTCCGGGAGGTTATCTGGTCACTGTAACGGACAGCATTGGCTGTGAGGGGCAAATTGAAGTCATCATTGAGGAAAACGACTTCCTTTTGGTGGATGCACAGGTTCAGAACCCGGTTTGTGTGACCGACAATGGGAGTATATTCCTTTTGCCTGAAGGTGGAAGTGAACCATTTGATTATTCATGGGAAGAGTTTCCTGAACTGGATGGCAACCTGGCAGAAAATCTCCCCGAAGGTACTTACCACGTGCTGATTACCGACCAGTCAGGATGTGAAAGCCTGCTTGAATTTGAATTGGAATTTGAGAACATTGAATTATTTGTTGAGGGTGATGTGATCCCTGAAACCTGTGAGATGAACAATGCCTCCATTGTATTGGAGGTAGAAGGGGCTACCGACCCGGTCACCTATTCATGGAGTAATGGAGCTTCGACGCCTTCCCTTGAAAACATTGGAGAAGGAGATTATTCCGTGGTGATTGTTGATGCCTTTGGTTGCGAAGCTATCAGGGATTTCACCATCACCAATACAGGTCAACTGCCACGGGTGTCTTCTTTTACAAGCAATTCTCCTGGCTGCGGGCAGAGTGGGGGTACCGCCCTGATTATTCCTGAAGACCCTGAAGAAAATCTGGAGTACCAATGGTCAACGGGCGAAACCACGCCTAATATTGAGAATATTCCTGCAGGGCTTTATTATGTCAGTATAGTGGATCCCGACGAGAACTGTGTGCTGGAATACCCGGTTCTGATCAATGACGCAGGAGCCCCTGCGGTCAGCGGTGTGATCAGCCCTATTCTTTGCAACGGAGATGCCAACGGTGCTATTACCGTTACTATTGACGGGGGAAGCGACCCCCAGTATAGCTGGGTGCATGGCCCGGAAGGACAAGTGGTTACTGATCTTGGTCCCGGAACTTATATTGTTACCGTGACCGATGGTGACTGCTTTACCTCTGAACAGTTTGACCTCGTTCAGCCAGACTATCTTCGCCTGCAGTATTCGTTTGACCAGGTTTATTGCTTCGGGGAAACGACAACGATTAACGTAAGCCCGGTAGGAGGGACCTCACCTTACAGTTTTTACTGGAATACCGGACTGACCGGAAATCAAATGGAGGATGTCGGTGGCGGCGAATACTGGGTGCAGGTGATTGACTTTCACGAGTGTGCTTATAAGGAATATTTTGAGGTCAATGATCCTGAAGAGATTGTTGTGGAAGCCGAACTGGTCATCCCGGATGCCGGACAAAACAACGGCAGCATTCATTTAAATGTTACGGGTGGGACAGGCGTTTTAAGTTTTGCCTGGAATACCGGAGCCACCACATCCTATCTGGAAGATCTGCCCATTGGGACTTATACGGTTATCGTTCGCGATGAAAACGACTGCAGTGTTATGCACAGCTTTAACCTGAGTCCTGCCGGCCTTGAAGAAAACCCCGGGATCGCTGCTACCCTATACCCCAATCCTGCTGGCGACCTTGCATGGCTGCATCTGGATGGAAATCTGGGCGAAAAAGGAGCCATCTTATTGTTAGACCTCAATGGCCGGGTAATCCGTGAAATCTACAGCGGGCCGCTGGTAGCCGGTGAGAGGTTACCACTGGACCTAACCGGACTTGCTCAAGGCTTATACATTCTGAATATCCGTGGACCCAAGGTAAACTCAGTGCTTAAACTCATTAAGCGTTGA